A part of Candidatus Electrothrix aestuarii genomic DNA contains:
- the nifS gene encoding cysteine desulfurase NifS produces MDCSSDKVIYMDNNATTRIAPEVLEAMMPFLQDCYGNPSSMHTFGGQVGQAVEQARGRVAELIGAEPEEIVFTSCGTESDSTAILSALQSQPEQRHIVTTRVEHPAVKNLCETLDLLTGHKHRVTRLMVEADGTLDMDTYREALTEDTAIVSVMWANNETGVLFPVEEMAAMAKERGILFHTDAVQAVGKIPINMQESQIDFLSLSGHKLHAPKGVGMLYIRKGTPFFPFLHGGHQEHGRRGGTENVASIVGLGRACQLAGETMEEENTRVRALRDKLEKGLLASIPKSILNGHAEDRLPNTSNISFEYVEGEAILLHMNQYGICASSGSACTSGSLEPSHVLRAMGVPFTAAHGSIRFSLSVYNTEEEVDFVLEKMPKIIADLRDMSPFWEG; encoded by the coding sequence ATGGACTGCAGCAGCGATAAGGTCATTTATATGGACAATAATGCCACCACCCGGATAGCACCTGAGGTGTTGGAGGCAATGATGCCCTTTCTTCAGGATTGCTATGGTAATCCCTCTTCCATGCATACCTTTGGTGGTCAGGTGGGACAGGCTGTTGAACAGGCCAGAGGCCGGGTTGCCGAGCTGATCGGTGCTGAACCAGAAGAGATTGTGTTCACCAGTTGCGGCACAGAAAGTGATTCCACCGCCATTCTTTCAGCCTTGCAAAGCCAGCCGGAACAGCGACATATCGTTACCACCCGTGTGGAGCATCCAGCAGTCAAGAACCTTTGTGAAACTCTGGACCTGCTCACCGGCCATAAACACCGGGTCACCCGGCTCATGGTGGAGGCGGATGGCACCTTGGATATGGATACTTACCGAGAAGCCTTGACCGAAGACACTGCCATTGTTTCCGTGATGTGGGCCAATAACGAGACCGGTGTGCTTTTTCCGGTGGAGGAAATGGCAGCAATGGCCAAAGAGCGGGGCATTCTGTTTCATACTGATGCGGTCCAGGCTGTGGGCAAGATTCCCATTAATATGCAGGAAAGTCAGATCGATTTTCTCTCTCTGTCCGGTCATAAACTCCATGCGCCCAAGGGAGTCGGTATGCTCTATATTCGTAAAGGGACGCCTTTTTTTCCTTTTCTGCACGGCGGTCATCAGGAGCATGGACGGCGTGGGGGGACGGAAAACGTGGCCTCCATTGTCGGACTGGGCCGGGCCTGTCAGTTAGCTGGTGAGACGATGGAAGAGGAAAACACCCGGGTTCGTGCCTTACGCGATAAGCTGGAAAAGGGGCTGCTGGCTTCTATTCCTAAGTCCATTCTCAACGGTCATGCGGAAGATCGTTTGCCCAATACCAGTAATATCAGCTTTGAGTACGTGGAAGGTGAGGCCATCCTCCTGCACATGAATCAGTACGGGATCTGCGCTTCTTCCGGCTCTGCCTGTACCTCGGGTTCCCTGGAGCCCTCCCACGTGCTGCGAGCAATGGGTGTGCCTTTTACTGCGGCCCACGGGTCAATCCGTTTTAGCCTTTCTGTATATAATACCGAGGAAGAAGTGGATTTTGTCCTGGAGAAGATGCCCAAGATTATCGCTGATCTTCGGGATATGTCGCCTTTTTGGGAGGGGTGA
- a CDS encoding DUF86 domain-containing protein: MSDTSGREWRFYIDDMIDFAEKVLVYTDGLDLDSFVESGLNYDATLRNIELIGEAATHIPAEIRADHPEVPWRMIIATRNRVIHGYLGIDNDILWSIICDEIPALLSLLKSIKEKQ; encoded by the coding sequence ATGTCTGATACTTCCGGTCGTGAGTGGCGGTTCTATATTGATGACATGATAGATTTCGCTGAAAAAGTCCTTGTGTACACAGATGGGTTAGACTTGGACAGTTTTGTCGAGAGCGGATTAAACTACGATGCGACCTTACGCAATATAGAGCTGATTGGAGAAGCGGCGACACATATACCTGCTGAAATTCGTGCTGATCATCCAGAAGTACCTTGGCGAATGATTATTGCCACCCGCAACCGAGTGATTCATGGATACTTGGGAATTGATAACGATATCCTGTGGAGTATCATCTGTGATGAAATTCCTGCGCTACTTTCCTTGCTGAAATCAATAAAAGAAAAGCAATGA
- a CDS encoding nucleotidyltransferase family protein yields MKRQHAIKLLTQCKQELKKRFGVSKLLLFGSTVRDTATDASDVDILVAFDGPTNSKRYFGLLFYLEDLLECTVDLVTDKALRPELRPYVEKEGIYV; encoded by the coding sequence ATGAAGCGCCAACACGCCATTAAACTGCTAACTCAATGCAAACAAGAGCTGAAAAAACGCTTCGGCGTGAGCAAGTTGCTGCTGTTCGGCTCAACTGTCCGTGATACAGCGACCGATGCCAGTGATGTGGATATTTTGGTCGCTTTTGATGGTCCGACGAATTCGAAGCGATATTTCGGACTCCTGTTTTATCTGGAAGATTTACTTGAATGTACAGTGGACTTGGTGACAGACAAAGCACTTCGGCCTGAGCTTCGTCCCTATGTTGAAAAGGAGGGGATCTATGTCTGA
- the nifU gene encoding Fe-S cluster assembly protein NifU, whose protein sequence is MWEYTDKVQQHFMHPQNVGEVENPSGTGDVGSLACGDALKLTIKVDDNDIIVDAKFKTFGCASAIASSSVLTELIKGMPVDEAAKVTNEDIAEALGGLPKEKMHCSVMGREALEAAIADYRGVILPMAQGEVVCECFGVTDLDVIRAINESGLRSVEEITNFTKAGGGCGKCEDRLREILQQTVEGLAKKSAPVKEQRMTTLQKIKKIEQVLEREIRPTLKKDGGDIELVDVDGDFVTVSLRGACAGCHSSRTTLKEYVEKKLREQVVDSLIVEEER, encoded by the coding sequence ATGTGGGAATATACAGATAAAGTGCAGCAGCACTTCATGCATCCGCAGAATGTGGGAGAGGTAGAGAATCCCAGCGGTACTGGCGATGTGGGCTCCTTAGCCTGTGGTGATGCCTTAAAGCTGACTATTAAGGTAGACGATAATGATATTATTGTCGATGCTAAATTTAAGACCTTTGGTTGCGCCTCTGCCATCGCCTCCTCTTCAGTCCTGACTGAGTTGATCAAGGGTATGCCTGTAGATGAGGCGGCCAAGGTCACTAATGAGGATATTGCCGAGGCCTTGGGTGGTCTGCCCAAGGAAAAAATGCATTGCTCCGTTATGGGGCGCGAGGCCCTGGAGGCCGCTATTGCTGATTACCGGGGCGTGATTCTGCCGATGGCCCAGGGCGAGGTGGTCTGCGAGTGCTTCGGCGTGACTGATTTGGATGTTATCCGGGCGATCAATGAATCCGGGCTCCGTTCCGTGGAAGAGATTACCAATTTCACCAAGGCTGGAGGTGGTTGCGGCAAGTGTGAGGACCGTTTGCGGGAGATCCTTCAGCAGACCGTGGAAGGCCTGGCGAAAAAAAGCGCACCTGTCAAAGAACAGCGGATGACCACCCTGCAGAAGATTAAAAAAATTGAGCAGGTTCTGGAGAGGGAAATTCGGCCTACTTTGAAAAAGGATGGCGGTGATATTGAACTGGTTGATGTGGATGGTGATTTTGTCACGGTTTCTCTGCGAGGAGCCTGCGCTGGCTGTCATTCCTCCCGGACAACCCTGAAAGAGTACGTGGAAAAGAAACTGCGTGAACAGGTGGTGGACAGCCTGATTGTTGAGGAGGAAAGATAA
- the ppsA gene encoding phosphoenolpyruvate synthase, whose protein sequence is MGQAHDEKLILWFDEIGIEDVPLVGGKNASLGEMYQHLTGKGVAVPHGFAITAYAYRYLLKEAGIEAEIRQVLSDLDTEDMANLAERGEKCRDIIRNAPFPDTLRSAIIEAYQKMEAEYGENCDVAVRSSATAEDLPDASFAGQQETYLNIHGYDNIIENCRKCFASLFTNRAISYRKHQGFGQFDVYLSITVQKMVRSDSASSGVMFSIDTESGFEDACFITGAWGLGENVVQGAVNPDEYYVYKPKLKEGKRPIVGKKVGSKAIKMVYDNDPSTDEPVKNIDTTEEERNAYVINDDEILQLAQWACIIEDHYGKGMDIEWAKDGDGKEVGTGELFIVQARPETVHSQANKGVMETYKLLEKGNILSEGLAVGTKIGQGVAHCIEDVKDIGTFKKGEVLVTDMTDPDWEPIMKIAGAIVTNRGGRTCHAAIISRELGIPCVIGTGDATDKISTGQEVTASSAEGETGYVYEGLLKYEIETTDLANMPTTKTKIMMNLAIPEKAFTECQIPNDGVGLAREEFIINSHIGLHPLALYNYEELKASDDPEKQEIVKHIDVKTAAYSDKRQFFIDKVAEGVGRIAAGFYPNDVIVRLSDFKSNEYANLVGGTLYEPEEENPMIGWRGASRYYDPKYRPAFELECQGLLKARNDMGLDNIKLMVPFCRTPEEGKKVIEVMRDCGLVQGENGLELYVMCEIPSNVICADAFADIFDGFSIGSNDLTQLTYGLDRDSGIVTGIADERHDAVKEMIRMVIKTAKRRGRKIGICGQGPSDFPDFATFLVEEGIDSMSLIPDTAVKTRLAVHEKEKEMGIAPE, encoded by the coding sequence ATGGGACAAGCACACGATGAGAAACTGATTCTTTGGTTTGACGAGATCGGTATCGAGGATGTGCCGCTGGTTGGCGGTAAGAACGCCTCGCTGGGTGAGATGTATCAACATCTGACCGGAAAGGGCGTTGCCGTACCGCATGGATTTGCAATCACAGCCTATGCCTACCGCTATTTACTCAAAGAGGCAGGTATCGAAGCCGAGATCAGGCAGGTGCTGTCTGACTTGGACACCGAGGATATGGCAAACCTGGCTGAGCGCGGTGAAAAATGTCGGGACATCATTCGTAACGCGCCCTTTCCTGACACCTTGCGGAGTGCCATCATCGAGGCCTATCAAAAGATGGAAGCCGAGTACGGTGAGAACTGCGACGTGGCTGTCCGCTCTTCCGCTACTGCCGAGGACCTGCCGGATGCTTCCTTTGCTGGCCAGCAGGAAACCTACCTGAACATTCACGGCTACGATAATATCATTGAGAACTGCCGTAAGTGTTTTGCCTCCCTGTTCACCAACCGGGCCATTTCTTACCGCAAGCACCAAGGATTTGGTCAGTTTGATGTCTATCTCTCCATCACGGTCCAGAAGATGGTACGCTCTGACTCTGCTTCTTCTGGCGTCATGTTCTCCATCGACACCGAGTCTGGCTTTGAAGATGCCTGCTTCATCACCGGTGCCTGGGGTCTGGGTGAAAACGTGGTTCAGGGTGCTGTTAACCCGGATGAATACTACGTATACAAACCCAAACTCAAAGAAGGCAAACGCCCTATCGTGGGCAAGAAGGTCGGATCCAAGGCCATCAAGATGGTCTATGATAATGACCCGTCCACCGATGAGCCAGTCAAGAATATCGACACCACAGAAGAAGAGCGCAACGCCTACGTTATCAATGATGACGAGATCCTTCAGCTCGCTCAATGGGCCTGCATTATTGAGGACCATTACGGCAAGGGTATGGATATCGAGTGGGCCAAGGATGGCGACGGCAAGGAAGTCGGCACCGGCGAGCTCTTTATCGTCCAGGCCCGTCCCGAGACTGTACATTCTCAGGCCAATAAAGGGGTCATGGAAACCTACAAGCTCCTGGAAAAAGGAAATATCCTCTCCGAAGGACTGGCAGTGGGTACCAAGATCGGTCAGGGTGTGGCCCATTGCATTGAGGATGTAAAAGACATCGGCACCTTTAAGAAAGGCGAGGTCCTGGTTACCGACATGACCGACCCGGACTGGGAGCCGATCATGAAGATTGCTGGTGCCATTGTCACCAATCGTGGGGGTCGTACCTGTCATGCCGCGATTATCTCCCGTGAGCTGGGTATCCCCTGCGTTATCGGTACAGGTGATGCTACTGACAAAATCTCAACCGGTCAGGAGGTCACGGCCTCTTCGGCAGAAGGTGAGACCGGTTATGTCTACGAGGGGCTACTCAAGTACGAGATTGAGACCACTGACCTGGCCAATATGCCTACCACCAAGACCAAGATCATGATGAACTTGGCCATCCCGGAAAAGGCCTTTACAGAATGCCAGATTCCCAATGACGGCGTAGGCTTGGCCCGTGAGGAGTTTATTATCAACTCCCATATCGGCCTCCATCCGCTGGCCCTGTACAACTATGAGGAGCTCAAGGCCTCTGACGATCCTGAAAAGCAGGAGATCGTGAAGCATATTGACGTGAAGACTGCCGCCTATTCCGATAAAAGGCAATTCTTCATCGATAAGGTTGCCGAGGGCGTGGGCCGCATTGCTGCCGGTTTCTATCCCAATGATGTTATTGTCCGTCTGTCCGACTTCAAATCCAACGAATATGCCAACTTAGTCGGCGGGACACTCTATGAGCCGGAAGAAGAGAACCCGATGATCGGCTGGCGCGGTGCTTCCCGCTACTATGATCCTAAATATCGTCCGGCCTTTGAGCTGGAGTGCCAGGGGTTGCTCAAGGCACGGAACGACATGGGGCTGGACAACATCAAGCTGATGGTGCCGTTCTGTCGGACCCCGGAAGAGGGAAAGAAGGTCATTGAGGTTATGCGGGACTGCGGTCTGGTTCAGGGTGAAAACGGCCTGGAGCTCTACGTTATGTGTGAGATCCCCAGCAATGTGATCTGCGCGGATGCCTTTGCCGACATCTTTGACGGCTTCTCCATCGGTTCCAACGACCTGACCCAGCTCACCTACGGCTTGGATCGTGACTCCGGTATTGTGACCGGTATCGCAGATGAACGGCATGATGCGGTAAAAGAGATGATCAGAATGGTGATCAAGACCGCAAAACGTCGTGGTCGCAAGATCGGCATCTGCGGTCAGGGTCCCTCTGACTTCCCTGACTTTGCCACCTTCCTGGT